A genomic stretch from Syntrophales bacterium includes:
- a CDS encoding crotonase/enoyl-CoA hydratase family protein, translating to MEKKDPFRVEREGHVAWLVLDRPEKRNSMGLNFYDELGRHFRAFDEDPDVRVVVIRAEGKCFTSGTDLGELATFYGQKNAGQREDLRITIRNAQQGMDWVERCRKPVIAAVHGHCLGGGVDLLSACDIRIASRDAVFSVREVRVAFIADVGTLQRLPHIIGHGWFRDLALTGRDFGAEEALKMGFITGIYDDREAVVEGAGKLAGQIASYSPLAVQGTKDVLLYSRDKGIQAGLEYTAQKNAAVVPSEDMIEAAMAFMEKRAPVYKGK from the coding sequence ATGGAGAAGAAGGATCCTTTCCGGGTAGAGCGCGAGGGACACGTTGCCTGGCTGGTCCTGGACCGTCCCGAGAAGCGAAATTCCATGGGATTGAATTTCTACGACGAGCTTGGGAGGCACTTCCGGGCCTTCGATGAAGATCCCGACGTGCGCGTCGTGGTGATCCGGGCGGAGGGGAAGTGCTTCACCTCGGGAACCGACCTGGGCGAACTGGCGACGTTCTACGGCCAGAAGAATGCCGGGCAGCGGGAGGACCTACGCATCACGATCCGCAACGCCCAGCAGGGCATGGACTGGGTCGAGCGCTGCCGGAAACCCGTCATTGCCGCGGTGCACGGCCACTGTCTCGGTGGCGGCGTCGATCTCCTGTCGGCCTGCGACATCCGCATCGCCTCCCGGGACGCTGTTTTCAGCGTCCGGGAAGTGCGGGTGGCCTTCATTGCCGACGTTGGGACCCTGCAGCGGCTTCCGCACATCATTGGGCACGGCTGGTTCCGCGACCTCGCCCTGACGGGCCGGGATTTCGGGGCCGAGGAGGCCCTGAAAATGGGGTTCATCACCGGGATTTACGACGACCGGGAGGCCGTCGTCGAGGGAGCGGGGAAACTGGCCGGGCAGATCGCGTCCTATTCGCCCCTGGCCGTGCAGGGCACGAAGGACGTCCTCTTGTACAGCCGGGACAAGGGGATTCAGGCCGGCCTGGAATACACCGCCCAGAAGAACGCCGCCGTCGTTCCCTCCGAGGACATGATCGAGGCCGCCATGGCGTTCATGGAGAAAAGGGCGCCCGTCTACAAGGGAAAATAG
- a CDS encoding acyl-CoA dehydrogenase family protein, whose translation MDFQLSEDQKIFKATLHKFVDEVIIPRAPEVDQDGIFPTENFKAMADLGLFGISIPQEHGGSGEGIMSCVLAMEELGRGCASTANTFGSHAILCTENICRNGNEEQKKKYLPSLIEGKKIGAIAITEPEAGSDALSMKTRAVRKGDRYILNGTKMFITNGPVCDVVLVYAKTNPDAGPKGISAFVVERGFKGFSSGKTLKKMGVKGSPTGELVFEDCEVPAENLVGEENGGIRVLMNGLDRERIVYSICPIGVAQGAFDVAFRYAQERIQFGLPIISFQMIQEMLAEMATELHAARLMAYWAATTADQGGRVRLEASYAKLFCSQVGMRTVDKAVQILGGYGFISEFPVERMYRDMKGIEFGAGTTQIQKLIIAQELIRKGGA comes from the coding sequence ATGGATTTCCAGTTGAGCGAAGACCAGAAGATCTTCAAGGCGACCCTGCACAAGTTCGTCGATGAAGTGATTATCCCGCGGGCTCCGGAAGTGGACCAGGACGGGATTTTCCCGACGGAAAACTTCAAGGCCATGGCGGATCTCGGCCTGTTTGGCATCTCCATCCCCCAGGAGCACGGCGGCAGCGGCGAGGGCATCATGTCCTGCGTGCTGGCCATGGAGGAGCTCGGGCGGGGATGCGCCTCCACGGCGAACACCTTCGGCTCCCACGCGATTCTCTGCACCGAGAACATCTGCCGCAACGGGAACGAGGAGCAGAAGAAAAAATACCTTCCCAGCCTGATCGAGGGCAAAAAGATCGGCGCCATCGCCATCACCGAGCCGGAGGCCGGTTCGGACGCCCTGTCCATGAAGACCCGGGCCGTCCGGAAGGGCGACCGCTACATCCTGAACGGAACGAAGATGTTCATCACCAACGGTCCTGTCTGCGACGTTGTTCTCGTGTACGCGAAGACCAATCCCGATGCGGGCCCGAAGGGCATATCGGCCTTTGTCGTCGAGCGCGGGTTCAAGGGGTTCTCCAGCGGCAAGACGCTGAAAAAGATGGGCGTAAAGGGATCGCCCACGGGAGAACTGGTGTTCGAGGACTGCGAGGTTCCCGCGGAGAACCTCGTCGGGGAGGAAAACGGCGGCATCCGGGTCCTCATGAACGGCCTGGACCGGGAGCGGATCGTCTACTCCATCTGCCCCATCGGCGTCGCCCAGGGGGCCTTTGACGTTGCCTTCCGCTATGCCCAGGAGCGGATCCAGTTCGGGCTGCCCATCATCAGCTTCCAGATGATCCAGGAGATGCTGGCGGAGATGGCGACGGAGCTGCACGCGGCCCGCCTCATGGCCTACTGGGCGGCCACGACGGCCGACCAGGGCGGGCGGGTCCGCCTGGAGGCCTCCTACGCCAAGCTGTTCTGCTCCCAGGTGGGGATGCGCACCGTGGACAAGGCCGTGCAGATTCTCGGCGGATACGGCTTCATCAGCGAGTTTCCCGTGGAGAGGATGTACCGCGACATGAAAGGCATCGAATTCGGTGCCGGAACAACCCAGATCCAGAAGCTCATCATCGCCCAGGAGCTGATCCGGAAGGGCGGAGCGTGA
- a CDS encoding enoyl-CoA hydratase-related protein gives MDRKYVRYEVEGRLAVVTIDNPKMNALGMPVIADLEAVFDELEGRKDIGVAIITGAGERAFVAGADIKGFKDVFGRKDIAFDSARKMQACFTKIEKSRLVVIAAINGLALGGGCELASACDIRIAADTVIIGVPEVKLGLIPGAGGTQRLGRLLGKGRAKLMVLSGDFFTAQDAFQLGLLEKVVPAKDLMAEAKKLAGSILSNAPLAVEAGKKAINQGVEMSLEDGLIFEAGLVGDLFLTEDLREGAGAFVEKRFPVFKGK, from the coding sequence GTGGACAGAAAGTACGTACGGTATGAAGTGGAAGGCCGCCTGGCGGTCGTGACCATCGACAATCCGAAGATGAACGCCCTGGGGATGCCCGTGATAGCGGATCTGGAGGCGGTATTCGACGAGCTGGAAGGCCGGAAGGACATCGGAGTGGCCATCATCACGGGCGCCGGGGAGCGGGCCTTTGTCGCCGGGGCGGACATCAAGGGATTCAAGGATGTCTTCGGCCGGAAGGACATTGCCTTTGACAGCGCGAGAAAAATGCAGGCCTGTTTCACGAAGATCGAGAAGTCGCGGCTGGTCGTCATCGCCGCCATCAACGGCCTGGCCCTGGGGGGCGGATGTGAGCTGGCGTCGGCCTGCGACATCCGGATTGCCGCGGATACGGTCATCATCGGGGTTCCCGAGGTCAAGCTGGGGCTGATTCCCGGAGCGGGCGGCACGCAGCGCCTGGGACGCCTCTTGGGGAAGGGACGCGCCAAGCTCATGGTGCTGTCGGGGGATTTCTTCACGGCCCAGGACGCCTTCCAGTTGGGGCTTCTGGAAAAGGTCGTCCCGGCGAAGGATCTGATGGCCGAGGCGAAGAAACTGGCCGGGTCGATTCTCTCCAATGCCCCCCTCGCCGTGGAGGCCGGCAAGAAGGCCATCAACCAGGGCGTGGAGATGTCCCTGGAGGACGGTCTGATTTTCGAGGCCGGCCTGGTCGGGGACCTGTTCCTGACGGAAGACCTCCGAGAGGGGGCCGGTGCGTTTGTCGAGAAGCGGTTCCCCGTCTTCAAGGGAAAGTAA
- a CDS encoding nitronate monooxygenase — MKTKITEMLGIEYPLILSGMSWISVPQMVAAVSNAGGLGILATGPFNPDQTREAIREIRSLTDKPFGANAPLVLPGARDNARVLIEEHVPVINYALGKGDWLIREVHAYGGKVLSTVVNDLHAVRAQEQGADGVIATGHEAAGHGGDATSLVLIPHLVDMLKIPVVAAGGFADGRGLAAALSLGASAVAMGTRFMTTRESTLHANYKKISIEKDIYSTLYSTRFDGIPCRVMENRISRAMLKKRLNLPAAFFNSQIIAKQLRLPYWKLFFGVLLSGWKSARQLAYFANAYKRILAATEQGDTEGGLLPMGQVTGLIQDEPTVAELMERIVQEAKSVLADRYAMM; from the coding sequence ATGAAGACGAAAATTACGGAGATGCTGGGGATCGAATATCCCCTCATCCTGTCCGGCATGAGCTGGATCAGCGTTCCGCAGATGGTCGCCGCCGTATCCAATGCCGGCGGCCTGGGAATACTCGCCACCGGGCCTTTCAATCCCGACCAGACACGGGAGGCGATCCGGGAAATCCGGAGCCTGACGGACAAGCCTTTTGGAGCCAACGCCCCGCTGGTGCTTCCCGGTGCGCGGGACAACGCCCGTGTCCTGATCGAGGAGCACGTTCCCGTAATCAACTACGCCCTCGGGAAGGGAGACTGGCTGATTCGAGAGGTCCACGCCTACGGGGGCAAGGTGCTCTCCACGGTTGTGAACGATCTTCATGCCGTTCGCGCCCAGGAGCAGGGGGCCGACGGGGTCATCGCCACGGGTCACGAAGCGGCCGGCCACGGCGGGGACGCGACGTCGCTCGTCCTGATTCCCCACCTGGTGGACATGCTGAAGATTCCCGTCGTCGCCGCCGGCGGTTTTGCCGACGGACGCGGGCTGGCGGCCGCCCTGTCCCTCGGTGCATCCGCCGTTGCCATGGGGACCCGCTTCATGACAACCCGGGAAAGCACCCTGCATGCAAACTACAAGAAGATATCCATTGAAAAGGACATCTACAGCACGCTGTATTCCACCCGTTTTGACGGCATCCCCTGCCGGGTCATGGAAAACAGGATCTCCCGGGCGATGCTGAAAAAGAGGCTGAACCTGCCGGCCGCCTTTTTCAACTCGCAGATCATTGCCAAACAGCTGCGCCTCCCTTATTGGAAACTGTTCTTCGGCGTCCTGCTCTCAGGATGGAAAAGCGCCCGCCAGCTCGCCTACTTCGCCAATGCCTACAAGCGGATCCTGGCGGCGACGGAGCAGGGGGACACGGAAGGGGGGCTCCTGCCCATGGGGCAGGTGACGGGCCTGATCCAGGACGAGCCGACGGTGGCCGAACTCATGGAGCGGATCGTCCAGGAAGCGAAGTCCGTCCTTGCGGATCGATACGCCATGATGTAG
- a CDS encoding propionyl-CoA synthetase, whose protein sequence is MSVSKYEAVYGESIERPDAFWGKAAHEIQWFKKWDSVLDDTRAPFYRWFPGGELNTCYNALDHHVESGRGEQAAIIYDSPVTGTVRKITYGELLETVSKFAGALSGLGVAKGETVIIYMPMIPEAVVAMLACARIGAVHSVVFGGFAPTELAIRIDDAKPKVIVSASCGIEGSKILPYKPLLDEAVRIAGHKPQNCIVYQRPQVEAAMTAGRDLDWSALVDGAKAAPCTPVTATDPLYILYTSGTTGKPKGVVRDNGGYAVALKWSMQHIYDVKPGEVFWAASDVGWVVGHSYIVYAPLLHGCTTVLYEGKPVGTPDPGAFWRVVSQHGVSVLFTAPTAFRAIKKEDPDAAYLKKYDISSLRYLFLAGERLDPDTYHWASDMLKRPVIDHWWQTETGWPIAANCMGVEPFPVKAGSPTKAVPGYNVQILDSEGNELPKGEEGAVVIKLPLPPGCLPTLWQDDGRYLEYVTERPGYYVTGDGGYIDRDGYIFIMGRIDDVINVAGHRLSTGSMEEIVSRHKDVAECAVLGADDKLKGQVPVGFVVLKAGVERKPEEIVDELVRMVRSELGALACFKQAAVVKALPKTRSGKILRSTMRKIVDGKEYAVPSTIDDPSVLDVIADSAKGMGYAKS, encoded by the coding sequence ATGTCAGTCAGCAAGTATGAAGCGGTTTACGGAGAATCCATTGAGCGGCCCGATGCGTTCTGGGGCAAAGCGGCACATGAGATTCAGTGGTTCAAGAAATGGGACAGCGTTCTCGATGATACCCGGGCCCCTTTTTACCGGTGGTTCCCGGGCGGAGAGCTGAATACCTGCTACAACGCGCTGGATCATCATGTCGAGTCCGGCCGGGGAGAGCAGGCGGCGATCATCTACGACAGCCCGGTCACAGGCACGGTCCGGAAAATCACGTACGGGGAGCTCCTGGAAACGGTGTCGAAGTTTGCCGGCGCCCTCTCCGGCCTGGGCGTGGCAAAGGGAGAGACGGTCATCATCTACATGCCCATGATTCCAGAAGCTGTTGTGGCCATGCTGGCCTGCGCACGGATCGGGGCGGTGCACTCCGTCGTCTTCGGCGGCTTTGCACCGACGGAGTTGGCCATCCGCATCGACGATGCCAAACCGAAAGTCATCGTCTCGGCATCCTGCGGGATCGAAGGCAGCAAGATCCTTCCCTACAAGCCGCTTCTCGATGAGGCGGTCCGAATCGCAGGACACAAACCACAGAACTGCATCGTCTACCAGCGGCCCCAGGTGGAGGCCGCCATGACCGCGGGCAGGGACCTGGACTGGAGCGCTCTGGTCGACGGAGCCAAGGCGGCTCCCTGCACGCCCGTCACCGCGACGGATCCCCTGTACATCCTGTATACCTCGGGCACCACGGGGAAGCCGAAAGGCGTGGTCCGGGACAACGGCGGATACGCCGTCGCCCTGAAATGGTCGATGCAGCACATCTACGACGTGAAGCCCGGCGAGGTATTCTGGGCGGCATCCGATGTCGGCTGGGTCGTCGGCCATTCCTACATCGTCTATGCCCCTCTGCTTCATGGGTGCACAACCGTTCTCTATGAGGGGAAGCCGGTGGGGACGCCGGATCCCGGGGCCTTCTGGCGTGTGGTTTCGCAGCACGGCGTGTCCGTGCTGTTCACGGCGCCCACGGCGTTCCGGGCCATCAAGAAGGAAGACCCGGATGCTGCATATCTGAAGAAATATGACATCTCCTCCCTGCGCTATCTCTTTCTGGCGGGGGAGCGCCTGGACCCGGATACATACCACTGGGCCAGTGACATGCTGAAGCGTCCCGTCATCGATCACTGGTGGCAGACGGAGACGGGCTGGCCGATCGCGGCGAACTGCATGGGCGTCGAGCCCTTTCCCGTCAAGGCGGGCTCCCCGACCAAGGCCGTTCCTGGGTACAATGTCCAGATCCTGGACTCCGAAGGAAACGAACTCCCCAAGGGCGAAGAAGGGGCCGTGGTGATCAAGCTGCCCCTGCCCCCCGGATGCCTTCCGACGCTGTGGCAGGATGACGGGCGCTACCTGGAGTACGTAACGGAAAGGCCGGGGTATTACGTCACCGGAGACGGCGGGTATATCGACCGGGACGGCTACATCTTCATCATGGGCCGGATCGACGACGTGATCAATGTGGCGGGGCACCGCCTTTCCACCGGCTCCATGGAGGAGATCGTCTCCCGGCACAAGGACGTGGCGGAGTGTGCGGTCCTGGGGGCCGATGACAAGCTCAAGGGCCAGGTTCCCGTCGGTTTCGTCGTGCTGAAGGCGGGCGTTGAGCGCAAGCCGGAGGAGATCGTGGATGAGCTCGTCCGGATGGTGCGCTCGGAGCTTGGTGCGCTGGCCTGCTTCAAGCAGGCCGCAGTTGTGAAGGCCCTCCCGAAAACGCGATCGGGCAAGATCCTGCGGAGCACCATGCGCAAGATCGTGGATGGAAAGGAATACGCGGTGCCTTCGACCATCGATGACCCCTCGGTCCTGGATGTCATTGCCGATTCCGCGAAAGGGATGGGTTATGCAAAATCCTGA